Proteins from a genomic interval of Gopherus evgoodei ecotype Sinaloan lineage chromosome 7, rGopEvg1_v1.p, whole genome shotgun sequence:
- the LOC115654787 gene encoding cytochrome P450 26C1, whose product MLLAGISLLSWLEAALAALLALGLLLTVSQHLWTLRWTLSRDRGSALPLPKGSMGWPFFGETLHWLVQGSSFHSSRREKYGHVFKTHLLGKPVIRVTGAENIRKILLGEHSLVSTQWPQSTQIILGSNTLLNSIGELHRQRRKILARVFSRAALESYLPGIQKVVSWELRGWCREPGSVAVYSSAKTLTFRVAARVLLGLSLEEKQFKDLAKTFEQLVENLFSLPLNIPFSGLRKGIKARDLLHEYMEKAIMEKLQGKNSEGYSDALDFLINSAKEHGKEFTMQELKESAIELIFAAFFTTASASTSLILLLLKHPSAVEKIRQELVSHELHRHCHCLSPAVSQKNHPYIEPCQDTSMIQEKERKDSDSQQHLLSTPEGTPKNQTQQLDLKAEGEAGSGFIQRPPLLKELTLTRMTQETISLNTNDNYSDHRQEEGRQPPSRFEVPTGPVVPEAECHCQPEMNLDKLSRLRYLDCVVKEVLRVLPPVSGGYRTALQTFELDGYQIPKGWSVMYSIRDTHETAAVYQSPPERFDPDRFGSARQKGAGRFHYIPFGGGLRSCIGQELAKAILKLLAIELVSTARWELATPGFPEMQTVPIVHPVDGLQLFFHPLRPGGASTRRQVSREA is encoded by the exons ATGTTGCTGGCGGGGATCAGCCTGTTGTCCTGGCTCGAAGCTGCGCTCGCTGCCTTGCTGGCCCTGGGGCTCCTCCTCACCGTGTCCCAGCACTTGTGGACTCTCCGGTGGACTCTGAGCAGGGACCGGGGCAgcgctctgcccctccccaaagGCTCCATGGGGTGGCCGTTCTTCGGGGAGACCCTGCACTGGCTTGTCCAG GGCTCCAGCTTCCACAGCTCCCGCCGGGAGAAGTACGGCCACGTGTTCAAGACCCACCTGCTGGGCAAGCCTGTCATCCGAGTGACCGGGGCCGAGAACATCCGCAAGATCCTGCTGGGGGAGCACAGCTTGGTCAGCACCCAGTGGCCCCAGAGCACCCAGATCATCCTGGgctccaacaccctgctcaactCCATCGGCGAGCTGCACCGCCAGAGGAGGAAG ATCCTGGCTCGAGTCTTCAGCCGCGCTGCCCTGGAGAGCTACCTCCCCGGGATCCAGAAGGTCGtgagctgggagctgcggggctggtgcagggagCCTGGCTCCGTCGCGGTTTATTCCTCCGCTAAAACTTTGACTTTCCGCGTTGCAGCTCGGGTTCTGTTGGGCCTCAGCTTGGAAGAAAAACAGTTTAAGGACCTGGCTAAAACCTttgagcagctggtggagaacCTGTTCTCCTTGCCCCTGAACATCCCGTTCAGTGGGCTGCGCAAG GGGATCAAAGCCCGGGATCTGTTACATGAGTACATGGAGAAAGCCATAATGGAAAAACTACAAGGAAAGAACTCGGAAGGTTATAGTGATGCTCTGGATTTCTTAATAAACAGTGCCAAGGAGCATGGCAAAGAATTCACCATGCAGGAGCTGAAG GAGTCAGCGATTGAGCTGATATTTGCTGCTTTCTTCACCACTGCTAGTGCCAGCACTTCTCTGATCCTTCTGCTACTGAAACACCCCTCGGCGGTAGAAAAAATAAGACAGGAACTGGTGTCCCATGAATTGCATAGGCACTGCCATTGCCTTTCGCCTGCAGTCTCCCAAAAGAACCACCCATATATTGAACCCTGCCAAGATACATCGATGATCCAGGAGAAAGAGAGGAAGGACAGTGACTCTCAACAGCATCTCCTCTCCACGCCAGAAGGGACGCCGAAGAATCAAACTCAGCAACTTGATCTAAAGGCAGAAGGAGAGGCTGGGAGTGGTTTTATCCAGCGGCCTCCTCTCCTTAAGGAGCTCACATTAACCAGAATGACACAAGAAACAATTAGTTTGAATACAAACGATAATTATTCAGACCACAGGCAAGAGGAAGGCCGCCAGCCGCCCAGCAGGTTCGAGGTGCCCACAGGACCAGTGGTTCCAGAGGCAGAGTGTCATTGTCAGCCTGAGATGAACTTGGATAAACTGAGCCGTCTGCGCTATTTGGACTGTGTGGTTAAGGAGGTCCTTCGCGTGCTGCCGCCCGTTTCTGGAGGCTATAGGACAGCCCTGCAGACCTTTGAGCTGGAT ggctACCAGATCCCCAAGGGCTGGAGCGTGATGTACAGCATCCGAGACACCCACGAGACCGCGGCCGTGTACCAGAGCCCCCCCGAGCGCTTCGACCCGGACCGGTTCGGCTCGGCCCGGCAGAAGGGGGCAGGACGCTTCCATTACATCCCCTTCGGCGGGGGGCTCAGGAGCTGCATCGGCcaggagctggccaaggccaTCCTCAAGCTGCTGGCCATCGAGCTGGTCAGCACGGCCCGCTGGGAGCTGGCCACCCCCGGCTTCCCCGAGATGCAGACGGTGCCCATCGTGCATCCCGTGGACGGGCTGCAGCTCTTCTTCCACCCCCTGCGGCCCGGCGGCGCCAGCACCCGCCGCCAGGTGTCCCGGGAAGCTTGA